From one Amycolatopsis sp. FDAARGOS 1241 genomic stretch:
- a CDS encoding PaaX family transcriptional regulator C-terminal domain-containing protein — protein MTVLGEYVLPRDRPVWTSTLVEALGMLDIEEKSARQALARSAAEGWLVSERVGRRVRWSLTPPGRRLLTEGAERIYAFGREAVAWEGRWLMLIVSVPEAKRDLRHRLRTRLTWAGFGSPVAGVWVCPDPSRQHEAQQIVAELQLDAQAMSFTAQYGDVGEQDSMVERSWDLSELTDRYEDFIDRFTGLRPAGGPAVLRAQTELVHEWRRFPFLDPRLPTELLPAEWSGRKASELFHCKHVEWRPEAQAYWDKLVETEEKA, from the coding sequence ATGACCGTGCTCGGTGAGTACGTGCTGCCGCGCGACCGTCCCGTGTGGACGTCGACGTTGGTGGAGGCGCTGGGCATGCTCGACATCGAGGAGAAGTCGGCGCGCCAGGCGCTCGCGCGGTCGGCCGCCGAGGGCTGGCTGGTGTCCGAACGCGTCGGCCGCCGCGTCCGCTGGTCCCTCACGCCGCCGGGCCGACGGCTGCTCACCGAGGGCGCCGAGCGGATCTACGCCTTCGGCCGCGAGGCCGTCGCGTGGGAGGGTCGCTGGCTCATGCTCATCGTGTCGGTGCCCGAGGCCAAACGCGACCTCCGCCACCGCCTCCGCACCCGCCTGACCTGGGCCGGCTTCGGCTCGCCCGTCGCCGGTGTCTGGGTGTGCCCCGACCCGAGCCGTCAGCACGAGGCGCAGCAGATCGTCGCCGAGCTCCAGCTCGACGCCCAGGCGATGTCGTTCACCGCGCAGTACGGCGACGTCGGCGAGCAGGACAGCATGGTCGAGCGGTCCTGGGACCTGTCCGAGCTGACCGACCGCTACGAGGACTTCATCGACCGCTTCACCGGCCTGCGCCCGGCCGGCGGTCCGGCCGTGCTGCGCGCACAGACCGAACTCGTGCACGAATGGCGCCGCTTCCCGTTCCTCGACCCGAGATTGCCCACCGAGCTCCTGCCCGCGGAGTGGAGCGGCCGCAAGGCGAGCGAACTGTTCCACTGCAAGCACGTCGAGTGGCGCCCGGAAGCGCAGGCCTACTGGGACAAGCTGGTGGAAACCGAGGAGAAGGCGTGA
- a CDS encoding enoyl-CoA hydratase/isomerase family protein, with product MTHLDREGGLAVLTIDEPPLNLYTASLQSSLLDALSSLETTPARALLIRAEGRVVSGGVDVALFGAQGSAAEARVFFDSLMTVPDRLAALPFPTVFAAHGLCLTWAFEVALACDLLLAASSAKFGLVEKVVGLTPAMGGTQRLAARAGVARAKEFVYTGETHSASALERWNVVNRVLPDEDFDSAARSFAAGLAAGPTRAHAATKRVLAHFEHGGVPEANAHVTAIAADLFDTEDLRGAVKSFLTDGPGKATFTGR from the coding sequence GTGACACACCTGGACCGCGAGGGCGGCCTGGCGGTCCTGACCATCGACGAACCGCCGCTGAACCTGTACACGGCTTCCTTGCAGTCTTCGCTCCTGGACGCCCTATCGTCGCTGGAGACCACGCCGGCCCGGGCGCTGCTCATCCGCGCCGAGGGCCGCGTCGTGAGCGGTGGCGTCGACGTCGCCCTGTTCGGCGCCCAGGGTTCGGCGGCCGAGGCCCGCGTCTTCTTCGACTCGTTGATGACGGTGCCCGACCGCCTCGCCGCCCTGCCGTTCCCCACGGTCTTCGCGGCCCACGGCTTGTGCCTCACATGGGCGTTCGAGGTCGCCCTCGCCTGCGACCTGCTCTTGGCGGCTTCGAGCGCAAAGTTCGGCTTGGTGGAGAAGGTCGTCGGCCTGACCCCGGCGATGGGCGGCACCCAGCGTTTGGCCGCGCGAGCCGGCGTCGCCCGCGCCAAGGAATTCGTCTACACGGGCGAGACCCATTCCGCCTCGGCGCTGGAGCGCTGGAACGTCGTCAACCGGGTCCTGCCGGACGAAGATTTCGACTCCGCCGCTCGTTCCTTCGCCGCCGGTCTCGCCGCCGGCCCGACGCGGGCCCACGCCGCCACCAAGCGCGTCCTGGCCCACTTCGAACACGGCGGTGTCCCGGAGGCCAACGCACACGTCACGGCCATCGCCGCGGACCTGTTCGACACCGAGGACCTCCGCGGCGCCGTGAAGTCGTTCCTCACCGACGGCCCGGGCAAGGCCACCTTCACCGGCCGCTGA
- a CDS encoding ABC-F family ATP-binding cassette domain-containing protein, producing MSATLVAKGLAAGHGDRILFSGLDLVVAPGDVVGLVGVNGAGKSTLLRTLAGLQPSEAGEIRLNPPTATVGHLPQEPERRAGESVRQFLARRTGVTDAQRDLDAATEALTDGATGADDAYGAALDRWLALGGADLDDRAGEVAAELGLAVDLDQPMVSLSGGQAARAGLASLLLSRYDVFLLDEPTNDLDLDGLTRLERFVTGLRAGTVLVSHDREFLARTVDRVVELDLAQQQVNSYGGGYESYLEERAVARRHAREEYEEYATTKASLEARGQMQRAWMEKGVKNARRKSTDNDKAGRKFRSESTEKQAAKARQTERMIERLEVVEEPRKEWALRMEIAAAPRAGAVVAALRGAVVRRGSFTLGPVDLQVDWADKVAITGANGAGKSTLLAALLGRLPLDEGSAALGPGVVVGEVDQARRLFLGDVPLTEAFGLEVPALSDADVRTLLAKFGLKAAHVLRPASTLSPGERTRAALALLQARGVNLLVLDEPTNHLDLPAIEQLESALDRYPGTLLLVTHDRRMLESVSVTRRFEVADGKVTES from the coding sequence ATGAGCGCAACACTCGTCGCGAAGGGCCTGGCCGCGGGCCACGGCGACCGCATCCTGTTCTCCGGCCTCGACCTGGTCGTGGCCCCCGGCGACGTCGTCGGGCTCGTCGGCGTCAACGGCGCCGGCAAGTCCACGTTGCTGCGGACACTGGCCGGCCTGCAGCCCTCCGAGGCGGGGGAGATCCGCCTGAACCCGCCCACGGCCACCGTCGGTCACCTCCCCCAGGAGCCCGAACGGCGGGCGGGGGAGTCGGTGCGGCAGTTCCTCGCGCGCCGCACCGGGGTCACCGACGCGCAGCGCGACCTCGACGCCGCCACCGAAGCGCTCACGGACGGGGCCACCGGAGCGGACGACGCGTACGGCGCCGCGCTGGACCGCTGGCTCGCGCTCGGCGGCGCCGACTTGGACGACCGTGCCGGAGAGGTCGCGGCGGAGCTGGGGCTGGCGGTGGACCTGGACCAGCCGATGGTGTCGCTGTCTGGTGGCCAGGCCGCGCGCGCCGGGCTCGCGTCGCTGCTGCTGAGCCGCTACGACGTGTTCCTGCTCGACGAGCCCACCAATGACCTCGACCTCGACGGCCTCACCCGGCTGGAGCGGTTCGTCACCGGCCTGCGCGCCGGGACCGTGCTCGTCAGCCACGACCGCGAGTTCCTCGCGCGCACCGTCGACCGCGTCGTGGAGCTGGATCTCGCACAACAGCAGGTGAATTCCTACGGCGGCGGGTACGAGTCCTATTTGGAGGAACGGGCCGTCGCCCGGCGGCACGCGCGCGAGGAGTACGAGGAATACGCCACCACGAAGGCGTCGCTGGAGGCCCGCGGGCAGATGCAGCGCGCGTGGATGGAGAAGGGCGTCAAGAACGCGCGGCGCAAGTCGACCGACAACGACAAAGCGGGCCGCAAGTTCCGCAGCGAGTCCACGGAGAAGCAGGCGGCGAAGGCGCGCCAGACCGAGCGCATGATCGAACGGCTCGAGGTCGTCGAGGAACCGCGCAAGGAATGGGCGCTGCGGATGGAGATCGCCGCGGCCCCGCGCGCGGGCGCGGTGGTCGCGGCGCTGCGCGGCGCCGTGGTGCGGCGGGGCTCGTTCACCCTCGGACCGGTCGACCTGCAGGTGGACTGGGCGGACAAGGTCGCCATCACCGGCGCGAACGGCGCGGGGAAGTCGACGCTGCTGGCCGCGTTGCTCGGCCGGCTGCCGCTCGACGAGGGCAGCGCGGCGCTCGGCCCCGGTGTCGTCGTGGGCGAAGTCGACCAGGCGCGGCGGCTGTTCCTGGGCGACGTCCCGCTGACCGAGGCGTTCGGGCTGGAGGTGCCGGCGCTGTCCGACGCCGACGTCCGCACGCTGCTCGCCAAGTTCGGCCTCAAGGCCGCGCACGTGCTGCGCCCCGCCTCGACGCTGTCGCCCGGCGAACGCACGCGCGCCGCGCTGGCGCTGTTGCAGGCGCGCGGGGTGAACCTGCTCGTGCTCGACGAGCCGACCAACCACCTGGACCTGCCCGCGATCGAGCAGCTGGAGTCCGCTTTGGACCGTTACCCGGGCACGCTGCTCCTGGTGACGCACGACCGCCGCATGCTGGAGTCCGTCTCGGTGACCCGCCGCTTCGAAGTCGCCGACGGCAAGGTCACCGAGAGCTGA
- a CDS encoding PPOX class F420-dependent oxidoreductase yields MPTPMSAERAREFLAEGNRSAVLATVRADGRPHAVPVWYAPDGADLVVNISQDTVKGRAIAASGQVALVVQEDAPPYTFVTVDGTAEIVTDPTRVRAGSELIARRYLPAEAVDGFVGYATAPGKVLVVIHPAHTVGVDAVAG; encoded by the coding sequence ATGCCCACGCCGATGTCCGCCGAGCGCGCCCGCGAATTCCTCGCGGAGGGCAACCGCAGCGCCGTGCTCGCCACGGTCCGTGCCGACGGTCGGCCGCACGCCGTGCCGGTCTGGTACGCGCCGGACGGTGCCGATCTGGTGGTCAACATCAGCCAGGACACCGTGAAGGGCCGCGCGATCGCGGCGTCCGGGCAAGTCGCGCTGGTGGTTCAGGAGGACGCGCCGCCGTACACGTTCGTCACCGTGGACGGCACGGCGGAGATCGTCACCGACCCCACGCGGGTCCGGGCCGGGTCGGAGCTGATCGCGCGCCGCTACCTGCCCGCCGAGGCCGTGGACGGGTTCGTCGGCTACGCCACCGCGCCGGGCAAGGTACTCGTGGTGATCCACCCCGCCCACACCGTCGGCGTCGACGCCGTGGCCGGCTGA
- a CDS encoding cupin domain-containing protein has protein sequence MVQKDLLEIVPPFIAQGSSAMIRLLELPPGDPGLAPHRHSGPVFGYMLEGEMLFELEGEAPYPIKAGEAFWEPGGDVIHYTIANLLPDKTSRVIVVAMCAPGVEMITMVSDEELAAKASERIPAPNQ, from the coding sequence ATGGTCCAGAAGGATCTGCTGGAAATTGTGCCGCCGTTCATCGCGCAGGGTTCCTCCGCGATGATCCGGCTCCTCGAGCTACCGCCGGGGGACCCAGGTCTCGCTCCCCACCGTCACTCCGGCCCCGTTTTCGGCTACATGCTCGAGGGTGAGATGCTGTTCGAACTCGAGGGTGAGGCACCTTATCCGATCAAGGCCGGAGAGGCCTTCTGGGAACCAGGTGGTGACGTCATCCATTACACGATCGCCAACCTGCTCCCCGACAAGACGAGCCGTGTCATCGTGGTCGCGATGTGCGCTCCCGGGGTGGAAATGATCACCATGGTCAGTGATGAAGAGCTCGCAGCCAAGGCGAGTGAACGGATTCCTGCCCCGAACCAGTAG
- a CDS encoding alginate lyase family protein, whose product MSTRRSRKLWSLAALIPVSLGLLTTPVPASAAPAAFTHPGVLVSKSQLDFVRDKVNAGAQPWKSAYDQMMGSEYASLSRTPKPRSVVECGSYSNPNYGCTDEREDAIAAYTDALAWYLTQDARYAQKSIALMDAWSGTITSHTNSNAPLQTGWAGASWSRAAELIKSTYSSWPNAGRFATMLRTVYLPNLLVGSNSNGNWELVMMEAAVGISVFLDDKSSYDQAMTRYRNRVAAYVYLSADGALPKTVPGSGLSTRDQIVNYWQKQSTFMTGLTQETCRDFVHTGYGIASIADVAETARIQGQDLYSTDVGERLRQALGFQSKYELGAAVPADLCGGHLNLGLGPVTEVGFNALHGRLGIAMTNTQTLTERQRPAGTNNLFVAWQTLTHADNPN is encoded by the coding sequence ATGTCCACACGCCGATCGAGGAAGCTCTGGTCCCTCGCCGCGTTGATCCCCGTCAGCCTGGGGCTGCTGACCACGCCGGTGCCGGCGTCGGCAGCGCCCGCCGCGTTCACGCACCCGGGTGTGCTCGTGAGCAAGTCGCAGCTGGATTTCGTCCGTGACAAGGTGAACGCCGGCGCGCAGCCGTGGAAGAGCGCGTACGACCAGATGATGGGCAGCGAATACGCCTCGCTGTCGCGCACCCCGAAACCGCGTTCGGTTGTCGAGTGCGGCTCGTACTCCAACCCGAACTACGGCTGCACAGACGAACGCGAAGACGCCATCGCCGCGTACACCGACGCCCTCGCCTGGTACCTCACGCAGGACGCCCGCTACGCACAGAAGTCCATCGCCCTGATGGACGCGTGGTCAGGCACGATCACGAGCCACACCAACAGCAACGCGCCGCTGCAGACCGGCTGGGCGGGCGCTTCGTGGTCGCGCGCCGCCGAGCTCATCAAGTCGACCTATTCGAGCTGGCCCAACGCCGGCCGGTTCGCGACGATGCTGCGCACCGTCTACCTGCCGAACCTGCTCGTGGGCAGCAACAGCAACGGCAACTGGGAACTCGTGATGATGGAGGCGGCCGTCGGCATCTCCGTCTTCCTCGACGACAAGTCGAGCTACGACCAGGCCATGACGCGCTACCGCAACCGCGTGGCCGCCTACGTCTACCTCTCCGCCGACGGCGCCCTCCCCAAGACCGTCCCCGGCAGCGGCCTCTCGACGCGCGACCAGATCGTGAACTACTGGCAGAAGCAGAGCACCTTCATGACCGGCCTCACCCAGGAAACCTGCCGTGACTTCGTCCACACCGGCTACGGCATCGCCTCCATCGCCGACGTGGCCGAAACCGCGCGCATCCAGGGCCAGGACCTGTACTCCACCGACGTCGGCGAACGCCTGCGCCAGGCCCTCGGCTTCCAGTCCAAGTACGAACTCGGCGCCGCCGTCCCCGCCGACCTCTGCGGCGGCCACCTGAACCTCGGCCTCGGCCCGGTGACCGAAGTGGGCTTCAACGCCCTCCACGGCCGCCTCGGCATCGCCATGACCAACACCCAGACCCTCACCGAACGCCAACGCCCGGCCGGCACCAACAACCTCTTCGTGGCCTGGCAAACCCTCACCCACGCCGACAACCCCAACTGA
- the mihF gene encoding integration host factor, actinobacterial type: protein MPARTSAQRHAALDKAKLLRHQRTELLAAVKNGVVTLPGVLEQADADPDGPAARTRVRLVLSSLPGFGPVTAQRLMDEVGISASRRVRGLGVRQRNLLVAAVEWA, encoded by the coding sequence GTGCCGGCGCGGACCAGCGCGCAGCGGCATGCCGCGTTGGACAAGGCGAAGCTGCTGCGCCACCAGAGAACCGAGCTGTTGGCGGCCGTGAAGAACGGCGTCGTCACGCTGCCTGGCGTCTTGGAGCAAGCCGACGCTGACCCGGACGGTCCGGCCGCCCGGACCCGGGTGCGGCTGGTGTTGAGTTCCCTACCCGGTTTCGGCCCGGTGACGGCGCAGCGGCTGATGGATGAGGTCGGGATCTCCGCTTCTCGACGTGTCCGCGGCCTGGGTGTGAGGCAGCGGAACTTGCTGGTCGCTGCGGTCGAGTGGGCGTAG
- a CDS encoding GNAT family N-acetyltransferase, with the protein MPHNLRFRTLAEVGRERLAKVMAGAVTTTLDRNDRLNLSRQDPRNWTGSFIHHDVQPADEKSWLLAESPDGESVGVVGISAAGDSAILCHLCVVPEYRGRRLGEQLAYAGYRAARQRGLATIYAYVDAVNRPMVATPGRR; encoded by the coding sequence ATGCCGCACAACCTCCGGTTCCGGACTCTGGCCGAAGTCGGCCGTGAGCGGCTGGCCAAGGTGATGGCAGGCGCCGTGACAACCACTCTCGACCGCAACGACCGCCTCAACTTGAGCCGACAGGACCCACGAAACTGGACCGGCAGTTTTATTCATCACGATGTGCAGCCCGCCGACGAGAAGTCCTGGCTGCTCGCCGAGTCACCAGACGGCGAGTCAGTCGGAGTTGTCGGAATCAGCGCCGCCGGCGACTCTGCCATACTCTGCCATCTCTGTGTGGTACCTGAGTATCGCGGCCGCCGGCTGGGCGAGCAGCTTGCCTATGCGGGTTACCGAGCGGCTCGCCAGCGCGGCCTCGCGACGATCTATGCCTACGTAGACGCCGTCAACCGGCCCATGGTCGCGACTCCAGGCCGACGATGA